From the Anguilla rostrata isolate EN2019 chromosome 12, ASM1855537v3, whole genome shotgun sequence genome, the window GTAGACTATTGAaattttaaagcaaataaagaaaaaatatgcaaaaaaaaaagaaatatattttatctttatctctattccaaacaatataaataatttatatggtTTGTGGTTGCCATTTACCCCTGTTAAATCACAATTAACAGTgaaaatgttattcatttgtgataaaaatgtaatttatatattaataatcAACTGTAATGAAGGCATGAATGAATaatgtttatctgtgaaaaatctaaatgaaacaAAGTTTCCATGAAGTGAAGTTGATATTTATTTGAACTGACCTTCTAAATTTTCATCATATTATATTCAAAAAaagatgcaaaacaaatataaatgatgaacaacaaatagaaacacaaGACAAGATGAAAATTCACATTGGTTTAGTCACAGGTTATTAAATACATCTCTCTAAAGTGCCTTTCCACTGTTGCTATTATATTAAAACAGGTAATTTGCACAAAACTGAATACAAGGGTTAAATAAATGATCAACATGTATCATGTCTAGAGTTAATTTCAGAGAATTCCAGGTGGCCCAGACCATGATCTTCGCTAttgaagaaataaacaacagaactgACCTCCTCCCAGGTGTAGCTCttggatataaaatatatgacTCTTGTCTGTCCCCAACGTTCTCAATACGATCAGCCATGTCTCTGATGAATGGTTATGAGGAAACACTGACCGACATATCATGCTCCACACCAGCAGCAGTGCAAGCTATTGTTGGGGCGTCCATGTCGACAAACTCCATTGCAATTGCAGCAAACGTTGGATTATTTAAGATTCCAGTGGTAAGagttattttactgtttttacataatacaaaGCAAAGGAAATTGTAGATGGGGaatttgtaaattaaatctaattactgcataaatatttcataagtGTTTTTTAGTGACAGAGGCGAGCATTTGCAAATAGTACTGGGTCAACAGTAGTGTCCTTAGCTACTTAGTTTAAAATTGAGGTTTATAACCCTAGATCACAGAATTGCAGtgcaactggaacagctaataataatttcacagaTTCGTATTGCTGTttcagttgtaatgcagttctgggGTTGAGGAGTTTAAACCTGAGATTTTAACTGTAGCTACTGTAAGTATGCTGAAATTTaaccaatttattattattattagagcaacaacaacaaaaataggAATAATAATATGATATAAAAGGATGTGTCAATCATTTGACAAAAACTGTCCACAATAACATTAGCTATATCTACAAAGCAATTCATTCAGAAATTGGtatgggaaaaaataattgattttttttccccccgtatTCAACTATTATTCTCTATTTAACTATTATAATCACATAATGTGATTATGTTTATATCACACAATCTCAACTGAGTAATCCTTCTGGTAAGgtattgaatgcatttaatgaTGTAATTATTGTAAATGTACTATAGATTTGGTTTAGATATTTTCTGATTCAACATGGCATTGTGAATACTGCACAGTCAAtatcagaaattaattttttgacTGATGATATGATGTGACACACCTATACTGATGGAGATAAACAGTGGTTTATAGTTGGTTCTTTTTTTGACTGCACAACAATATAGACACAATTTCTTTGCATCCCGCATACAGTAGTACCGTGAAGGCACAATATCATGCCTTCACAAACATGCTTTCGCAAAATGGCAGCTGCAAGTTCCACATATCTATCAGAatataatggtaaaaaaaaacctttgtgcTGGTGATTCAGTGGCTGCTTTAATGAACTGAACTATAGTGTATGTTCTTACATTTAAACTCGGCTAAATGTAACtttgtccattttgttttcagatcAGTCACTTTTcaacatgtgcatgtctgagcaACAGAAAAGAATTCCCCTCATTCTTCAGAACCATTCCCAGTGACTATTACCAGAGCAGAGCACTGGCTCAGCTGGTGAAGCACTTTGGCTGGACCTGGATAGGCACAGTGAGAGGTGACAGTGACTATGGCAACAATGGGATGACAACATTTATAAAAGCTGCTCAGCAGGAAGGCATCTGTATTGAGTATTCAGAGAAATTTCACATAACAGAACCAGAGAAATTACTGAAGGTTGTAGATGTTATCAAAAGAAGTACTGCAAAGGTCATTTTAGCATTTCTTGGTCCAGTTGAAATGAACAAGTTATTGGAACAGCTGACCCTTCAGAATATTACAGGTTTTCAAATGGTTGGCAGTGAAGGCTGGATAACAGCAAGCCGTCTAGTGACACCTACAAGTTTCAGAATACTGGGAGGATCTATTGGATTTGCTGTaaacaaaggcaaaataaatggccTCAAAGAATTTCTATTAAAACTTCACCCCTCACAAAAACCAGGAAATCTTGCGGTTATAGACTTTTGGGAAGATATGTTTCACTGTTCCCTAATAAGTGAGAATAATCTACCTCCCATTAAACCCTGCACTGGATCTGAGAGCTTGACTGAAGTGGAAAATGAATACACTGACGTATCAGAGCTGAGAATCCCCAACAATGTCTACAAAGCAGTATACGCTGTTGCTCATTCTCTACATGACCTGCTGGCATGTACACTCCACCAAGGCTGTACAAACAGTGTGAAAACAGAATCCTGGCAGGTAACTCTATATGCTCTTCTTATATACTTAATAAAATTCCCATTATGAACAAAGCCAACAAAGCATTTCTTTTGACTGAAATAATTGTTTCTTTACAGCTTCTTAGGGCTCTGAAAAAAGTCAATTTCACTTTGGAAACTGGAGAGAATGTCTTCTTTGACAGTAATGGAGATCCAATAGCCAGATATGAGGTGGTGAACTGGCAGCTGGGTCCTGATGGTGCAGTAAAGTTCAGAGTGGTCGGCTACTATGATGCTTCTTTTCCATCTGGGCAGCAGTTTGTGATGAGACCTGTTAATATGGTTTGGGCAGGTGGGCAAACACAGGCAAGTGTTCATGCACTTTGAGCTAAATACTTGTATGATACCATTATGCAGCATTTAGCACTGATTAAGATAAAGCATTAAATGACAGTTCACAAATCTGAAGCAATTCCATATGGGCCTGGGacatgaaaatatgtaaaatgttagctgcaaatgttaataaatctacaacagaaaaaagaaatttcacACATGCATGAAGGCAGTCTATACTGTGTAAGTCCTGAATTACCTTTGTGTGTGATAATAATCTGCACCATGTATTTGATCTTCTGTATGATAAAGTACTGCAAATAATTATTATGTACTTACACATCACATTGTCCATGGGTGCTTTGAGTCAAGAGTTTAAACCTGTTGTACAGAAACccaggtcagtgtgcagtgagagctgtccCCCAGGCACCCGgaaggctgtgcagagaggaaggcctgtctgctgctatgactgtgtgccctgtgctgagGGAGAAATCAGCAATGTCACAGGTAGTCAACTCTAACCAGCCTATATAGAATATTGCTCTTTATGTATCATTTTGCACTGTACTCATTATAATGTACAGCCATAGCTGTAATAGGGTTCTAATACTgatattcattattttcttaCAGATTCTAATGACTGTATTCAGTGCTCGGAAGAATACTGGTCTAATGCAAAAAGAGatcaatgtattttaaagatTGTCGAATTTTTGTCCTTTGAAGAAATTATGGGAATAGTGCTTGTAATTTTTTCTATATTTGGAACAAGTGTTACTGCatttgtggctgtgctgttcttCTTAAAAAAGGATACGCCCATTGTGAAAGCCAACAACTCAGAGTTGagcttcctgctgctcttttcattgaaactgtgtttcctttgctctcttacctTCATCGGCCGGCCCTCTAAATGGTCCTGTATGCTGCGCCACACTGCGTTTGGGATcacctttgtcctctgcatctcctgtgttctgggaaaaacaatagtggtgttaatggccttcagggctacacttccaggcagtaatgtgatgaagtggtttgggcctctgcagcagagactgagtgttcttgctttcactatcatacaggtccttatttgtgtgctttggttaacaatatcccctccattccccaacaagaacatgaagcactacaaagaaaagatcattctagaatgtgatgtaggatcagcagtggggttctgggCTGTACTGGGTTATATTGGGCTCCTCTCTCTACTGTGctttgttttagcttttctggCCCGAAAGCTACCTGACAACTTCAACGAAGccaaattcatcacattcagcatgctaatattctgtgcagtctggatcacttttataccagcttatgtcagctcaccaggaaagttcactgtagctgtggagatCTTCGCGATTTTAGCATCTAGTTTTGGCTTGCTGTTCTGTATCTTTCTTCcaaaatgttatataatattattcagACCTGAgcaaaatacaagaaaacatataaTGGGTAAAACAGATGTGAAAGCTCAGTGATTGCCTGTACCATTTTATAGCCAAGAAAACTGTGCAGGGTACTAGACTACAGAACCACCTGTGAAATAAGAATGCATTATGTCGTACCTTACATAACATTCAcaagatatataaataaaaggaaGGATGTTCACTAACCCATGTTCACTTGATGGAAACTTGGAAGTACTTCATCAAGCACTCCATGGTTAGGGTACCAGAACATTCTTtaggagaatgtctggtcataTGTCCATGAGTGGAAGCTGAAATGAaactgggttatgcagcaaAACAATAATCCACAACACAAAAGTAAGTCCACacctgaatggctgaaaagaaaaaaaaataaagttttggaATGACCTAGCCAGAGTCCTGaattgaacccaatagagatgctgtggcagcaGGCAATTCATGCTCAAAaccctaccaatttgtctgaattaaaacatttctgcaaagaatagtgggctaaaattcctttTATATACTTCAATTCCTTCTACAATCTACATACTTTCCCTCCGATATCTGCCAAGTGGAAGATCGGTGTACATCCAAAGTTGTCTTGTGCACCTGCCACAAAACTTGGAACAGCTGACACATCACAAAGGACTGGCCTCCCCTTTTATTGCTGTTAAattttgaaacatattttatttaacacttaCATAAAACCATAGGATAGCGTAAAACTTGTAATACCTgatgttgtgtttgtttcactATGCGTATGTTGGTCTGGAATAGTAATGAACTTGTTGTTTCACATTGTTAAAACACTTCATTTTATAAGACTGATTAAACAAACTAACCACGTAATACAGAGTAGCATGTCATTAACCCATAATTATACTCCCCTCTTTATTTCTTACCGGTTGCCTCAAGAGTCAAATTCTTTCAGTTTTAGACTAGAGGTCAGAAAATGCCACCAAAGTAAATTTGGTGGAGCAGTCCTGTCATTAAATAGCTACCGAGGAAATGAAATTATGACATGGCAGGAAAAGCCATTTTGTCATAATTTCACCCCCTTATCTCCACAGGTGATGTCTTTGGAGTctaattggagacactaaatttCTCACAGTTATGAAcgtgagcgaatggtgtgtgtcCCTGCCCTGCGATAAATTAGCGGCCTATCCAGGGTGTATGCCTCTCACCTAAGCTGGGATAGCCTCCAACCCTCCAACCTtccaaccaaccccccccccccccctccccccgcccccacttaCCCAGACCAGAATACGCGAGTATAGATACTGAATTTCTGGAACAGCACTAGCACCTTATAGATGAAGGAAAGTTGGTTCATAACAGCGCAACCAATAATGTGTCAGAGTTGGCCCACACCcacctcattcaccaatatatCAACCATTAAGAGAGTACAAATAAAGTAATCAAACTATGACATCGCGACCCTTGTTGTTAAACATCACCCTTAGAATTTACTatgggaaaaatacaaataaaacagcaggatAACAACATTTACCACAAAAGACAACATGGGAACATGTCAGCTTTgagtgcatttaaataaatgaataaataattaggaCCAGTATTATACTGataattcattcaaaattgTTCATGTGTATAACACGGTTGGCAATGGaagaaataacataaataactaTGTACTGCTAAATATACCACACTGCTCAGtgattaaatgcaattttgtgtGCTGCCATTCCATTATGATTATAATGGTGATTTCAAATAAAGTATAAGTAAAATGTTTGAACTTGTAGGCCTACATGGTAAAAACTAAAAGCCACAATGATTCTGAGCCATTTTGTTGAAGTGTCAAGCACAGGCTAGACAtaagcatttcaaaatatttgtccaTTTGTAATGCCAAATAAGGCTCAACACCCAAACATACTATTCAAAGATAACAGACAACACTGCCCTCCACAGTAGATAACTAAACTgaaaagagtttttaaaaaattgcagtaTCTTCAAATAGTGATTTACTCTTTCTGATGCTTTTGCAATTTGCTTCACCTCAGCCTGCTTATCCAGGGACTCAGGCATGCCTTTGGGAATCACAGATCGATGGAGAATTAAAACTGCTGTATTTAAACCAGGTACACAGAGCTGGATCTGAGATGTGTAGTGGGATGGATCTGCAGATCATTCTGCTGGCACTAACAGTCCTCTGGGCTGCAGCACAGACCCCACCATGCAGAATACTGGGGAGGGCAGCCAAGCCCAGCTTCTATCAACATGGAGACATCAACATTGGCGGGGTCTTCGCCATGCACCAAATTCCCAGGGAACTAACCATCAACTTTGACACCAACCCTGGGCACCTGAAGTGTTCACGGTgagattaattattaattaacatTTAGTTATTCTTTGTAATAGTTGTTatttgacaatacatttttgctgCGATTCAAATTAAACTGACGGTAAAATCAGTAATAattctgacagaaaaaaaaaaattaataatataacaataatattcaaATCATGTGTAAAACTCTTATCTACTGAATAGTCTTTGTAAATTACCCTCCACATGCTTAGCCTGTCAAGCAATAATAAAGTGTGTCATTTCCAGAGTGCATTTCAGAGATTTCCAGTTGGCCCAGACCATGATCTTTGCCActgaagaaataaacaacagaactgACATCCTCCCAGGTGTATCTCTTGGATATAAGATACACGATTCCTGTGCCTCTCCAATATTCGCTACAAGAGCAGCCATGACTATGATGAACGGTTATGAGGATACATTGTCTGACACATCATGTTCCACACCAGCAGTAGTGCAGGCCATTATTGGGGCATCCATTTCTACTAATGCCATTGCCATTGCAGCAACTGTTGGATTATTTCAGATTCCACTGGTAAGAGTTCCTTTACTCCTATTCCCAAACAGTTATTAATTAACTGATATTTATGTCAAATGATAATAGTCATGGCAAGTATGTTTTGGTCTTCTAAGTAGGGGTTTTctactgtgaaaatgtaatggTAAAGACCAGTGATTAtgggaaatgtgaaaaaattaaaGTCTACAATGATTCTATAATAAACATAGTTGTCCCATCTGCTTATATCAATTGATCatgccaaacacaaaataatgttCTCTGGttaaaaaagcagttttgttTCCATTGTATCAATTATATGAtatccagtctctctctcacattcattATGGTTATGTTCTCATATAGTttatattaacattttcagaTCAGTCACTTTgcaacatgtgcatgtctgagcaATAGAAAAAGATTCCCCTCATTCTTCAGAACCATTCCCAGTGACTATTACCAGAGCAGTGCACTGGCTCAGCTGGTGAAGCACTTCGGCTGGTTCTGGATAGGAGCAGTAAGAGGTGACAGTGACTATGGCAACAACGGAATGGCAACATTTATAAAAGCTGCTCAGCAGGAAGGCATCTGCATTGAGTATTCTGAGAAATTTCACTTCACAGAACCTGAGAAATTACAGAAGGTTGTAGATGTTATCAAAAGAGGTTCTGCACGGGTAATAGTAGCATTCCTTGCTCAGAATGAAATGAGCACACTATTAGAGCAGCTGGCCTTTCAGAATATTACTGGTTTGCAAATGGTTGGCAGTGAAGGCTGGATAACAGCAAGCAGTATAGCATCACCAAGCAGTTTCAGAACACTGGGAGGATCTATTGGCTTTGCTATCAcccaaggcaaaataaatggcttGCAAGAATTTCTATTAAAACTTCAGCCATCCAATTACCCAAATAACACTGATGTTACAGACTTTTGGGAAGCTGCTTTTCAGTGTAACCTCAGAAATGGAGATGAAAAGCCTCACGTTACCCTCTGCACTGGATCTGAGAGCTTGATTAAACTGGAAAATGCATACACTGATGTATCAGAGCTGAGAATCTCCAACAATGTTTACAAAGCAGTATACGCTGTTGCTCATTCTCTACATGACCTGCTGGCATGCACACCCCATCAAGGCTGTACAAACCGTGTGAATACAGAGCCCTGGCAGGTAACTCAATCACTCTGTCTTACATAGTTATTAAAACCTCCACTATGAACAAAGCCAAGCAAGCATTTCTTTTGGCTAAAATCCTTGTTTCTCTACAGGTACTTAGGgctctgaaaaaagtaaatttCACTTTGGAAACTGGGGAGAAAGTCTCTTTTGACAGTAATGGGGACCCAATAGCCAGATATGAGGTGGTGAACTGGCAGCTTGGTCCTGATGGTGCAGTAGAGTTCAGAGTGGTCGGCTACTATGATGCTTCTTTACAATCTGGGCAGCAATTTGTGATGAGTGCTGCTAGTATAGTTTGGGCAGGTGGGCAAACACAGGCAAGTGTTCATGCACTACATGCAGAGGTCTGATAACAGCACAGACACCTGCATTCATCTTTCAGCATTGATTGTGATAAAGCATTATGTGATAGCTAAGAGTGCAACTCACTGAACAAAAGAAACTGAATATTAGTAGGTATATGCACAATTCTTCCTTTTCCAAACTGTAAAATGCTTAGCGGcgtacataaataaaactataacagaaaaagaaatcataCACATATGAGGGATGACTGTACTGTGGAAAGATATATTGTAagtaattattataaatgattTACAAATCATATTGTCCTTCGGTGCTTTGACCTTAAGAGTAGAAAAATCTTGTACATCATGCACAGAAACccaggtcagtgtgcagtgagagctgtccCCCAGGCACCCGgaaggctgtgcagagaggaaggcctgtctgctgctatgactgtgtgccctgtgctgagGGAGAAATCAGCAATATTACAGGTAATTCAGAGTCAGCTTGAAACAGGTTTACACCAAACATTTCAAAGTTGTGCATTTTCTATTGTGGTACATCTGCTCATTGTAATGTACATGCATAGCTGTAAAAGGgttttaataatgataataataatactcattGTTTTCTTACAGATTCTAATGACTGCATTCTGTGTCTGGAAGAATACTGGTCTAATGTTAAAAGAGATCAATGTGTTTTAAAGGTGGTTGAATTTCTATCCTTTCAAGAAATTATGGGGATCATACTTGTAATTTTTTCCATATTTGGAGTATGCATAACTGCatttgtggctgtgctgttctttATAAAGAAGGACACACCCATTGTGAAAGCCAACAACTCAGAGCTGAGtttcctgctgctcttttcattgaaactgtgtttcctttgctctcttacctTCATCGGCCGGCCCTCTGAGTGGTCCTGTATGTTGCGCCACACTGCGTTTGGGATcacctttgtcctctgcatctcttgtgttctggggaaaacaatagtggtgttaatggccTTCAGAGCTACACTTCCAGGCAGTAATGTGATGAAGTGGTTCGGGCCTCCCCAGCAGAGACtgagtgttcttgctttcactctcatacaggtccttatttgtgtgctttggttaacaatatcccctccattccccaacaagaacatgaagcactacaaagagaagatcattctagaatgtaatgtaggatcagcagtggggttctgggctgtgctgggttataTTGGGCTACTCTCtatattgtgttttgttttagcttttttgGCTCGTAAGCTCCCTGACAACTTCAATGAAGccaaattcatcacattcagcatgctcatattctgtgcagtctggatcacCTTTATACCAGGTTATGTCAGTTCACCTGGAaagttcactgtagctgtggaaATATTTGCAATTTTAGCATCTAGTTTTGGCTTGCTATTCTGTATCTTTCTTCcaaaatgttatataatattattcaaACCTGAGCAAAATACTAGAAAGCATATAATGGGTAAAACAGACATGTAATCTGTCTAACATGGTTGTGCACTTATtttatgtcactttggataaaagtgtctgccaaataaatgccatgtaaatgtaatggttGTGGATCTCTTGTTAGTTGCAGCACTCATAAAGAAAATTAGTAGTAAATggtaatattcaaatattctccaaataacacaataacttaacaaatcaTCACATGGAGAGacattaaataaagaaaaatgcatactACGACTAGATTTTCTGGTgggaaaaatgattgacttcATATTTGGGCAgtattgttaccattgacttacaGTTAGGTAGCTCAAACGCTTATCCTGGATCCAAGCACACTGCTACAAATGAGCAacatctctcaacaagaccTGGAAGTAAGCTTCAAAATTGAAGCTCAGTTTTGGCGGCTTGTTTGAAATAATTAtgagtgaaaaaaaatatacattgagATAGATACgtgtagaaataaataaaagagccAATGTCCAAAGAGTCCTTCGGAAATAAAAAcgacatgaaataaaatagacATGAAGTAGCTaatagatatttatttaattgcttagttatttatttcattatatatctcattgctttttatttctttcattattcttttacatttatttaattgtttaattcaagttttgctaaaaataaaacaatggaaatCAAATTATAAGAAAGAGGTGCAGCTAGCACTAACACTAGGCAGCTAGATATTGTTTACCAGCTATATCTGAGGAGGCAAATGAAAGGCGAATACAATTTGTGTTAACTAGCTTGGGAAACTAAATAGTACCAGCTATCAATTTACAATGGAAAATATACATTACTGCCAAGTCAGTTAgcaacaattaaattaatattgacAGATGCAAAAAAAGGGAGAGGATGTGAATGGAATCTTTAGAATGCTAGCACTGGAGGTGATTGATTAGATAGTGTTCAGGAAATGTAGTAGTATTGCTGGATTGACATTGACAGCTTATAGATGAGGGCTAGTTTGTTTTTAACAGCACAACCAATAATGTGCCAGAGCTGGCCTTCATCCACCCAGTTCACCACTATAACAACCAGGTCATATTTAAAGGGTACGAATAAAGTATTCAAAATAAGACATCACAACCCTTGTTGTTCAAAATTATCTTTAAATGCtctggaaaaatacaaataaaacggcaggaaaataacattttccacaaaaaacacCAGGGAACATGTCACTTTGATACTGAGCCTTAAAAAGGACCAGTACTGATGTTGATAACAAAATTGATGTTAATATCATGGTCGACAATGAAAGAAATAACACCAGTAACTGCAGCACTGGCACAgattatggaaacactgtgcTTAAACAAGTTgtttatcacattttaaaaaattgttggTGCCTTCTCTTCCGATATTTTTTCTCAgagccattttcatctgtaaaaatgcattcaaaacagTTATCTTCTTGAACACGGGTGGTAATGACAGTAAGTGACCATTAGTAATTTGAAATAG encodes:
- the LOC135236345 gene encoding extracellular calcium-sensing receptor-like, whose translation is MDLQIILLALTVLWAAAQTPPCRILGRAAKPSFYQHGDINIGGVFAMHQIPRELTINFDTNPGHLKCSRVHFRDFQLAQTMIFATEEINNRTDILPGVSLGYKIHDSCASPIFATRAAMTMMNGYEDTLSDTSCSTPAVVQAIIGASISTNAIAIAATVGLFQIPLISHFATCACLSNRKRFPSFFRTIPSDYYQSSALAQLVKHFGWFWIGAVRGDSDYGNNGMATFIKAAQQEGICIEYSEKFHFTEPEKLQKVVDVIKRGSARVIVAFLAQNEMSTLLEQLAFQNITGLQMVGSEGWITASSIASPSSFRTLGGSIGFAITQGKINGLQEFLLKLQPSNYPNNTDVTDFWEAAFQCNLRNGDEKPHVTLCTGSESLIKLENAYTDVSELRISNNVYKAVYAVAHSLHDLLACTPHQGCTNRVNTEPWQVLRALKKVNFTLETGEKVSFDSNGDPIARYEVVNWQLGPDGAVEFRVVGYYDASLQSGQQFVMSAASIVWAGGQTQKPRSVCSESCPPGTRKAVQRGRPVCCYDCVPCAEGEISNITDSNDCILCLEEYWSNVKRDQCVLKVVEFLSFQEIMGIILVIFSIFGVCITAFVAVLFFIKKDTPIVKANNSELSFLLLFSLKLCFLCSLTFIGRPSEWSCMLRHTAFGITFVLCISCVLGKTIVVLMAFRATLPGSNVMKWFGPPQQRLSVLAFTLIQVLICVLWLTISPPFPNKNMKHYKEKIILECNVGSAVGFWAVLGYIGLLSILCFVLAFLARKLPDNFNEAKFITFSMLIFCAVWITFIPGYVSSPGKFTVAVEIFAILASSFGLLFCIFLPKCYIILFKPEQNTRKHIMGKTDM
- the LOC135236348 gene encoding extracellular calcium-sensing receptor-like, with product MSMQFTRTPGPMKCVRVNFREFQVAQTMIFAIEEINNRTDLLPGVALGYKIYDSCLSPTFSIRSAMSLMNGYEETLTDISCSTPAAVQAIVGASMSTNSIAIAANVGLFKIPVISHFSTCACLSNRKEFPSFFRTIPSDYYQSRALAQLVKHFGWTWIGTVRGDSDYGNNGMTTFIKAAQQEGICIEYSEKFHITEPEKLLKVVDVIKRSTAKVILAFLGPVEMNKLLEQLTLQNITGFQMVGSEGWITASRLVTPTSFRILGGSIGFAVNKGKINGLKEFLLKLHPSQKPGNLAVIDFWEDMFHCSLISENNLPPIKPCTGSESLTEVENEYTDVSELRIPNNVYKAVYAVAHSLHDLLACTLHQGCTNSVKTESWQLLRALKKVNFTLETGENVFFDSNGDPIARYEVVNWQLGPDGAVKFRVVGYYDASFPSGQQFVMRPVNMVWAGGQTQKPRSVCSESCPPGTRKAVQRGRPVCCYDCVPCAEGEISNVTDSNDCIQCSEEYWSNAKRDQCILKIVEFLSFEEIMGIVLVIFSIFGTSVTAFVAVLFFLKKDTPIVKANNSELSFLLLFSLKLCFLCSLTFIGRPSKWSCMLRHTAFGITFVLCISCVLGKTIVVLMAFRATLPGSNVMKWFGPLQQRLSVLAFTIIQVLICVLWLTISPPFPNKNMKHYKEKIILECDVGSAVGFWAVLGYIGLLSLLCFVLAFLARKLPDNFNEAKFITFSMLIFCAVWITFIPAYVSSPGKFTVAVEIFAILASSFGLLFCIFLPKCYIILFRPEQNTRKHIMGKTDVKAQ